In Naumovozyma dairenensis CBS 421 chromosome 2, complete genome, the following are encoded in one genomic region:
- the POG1 gene encoding Pog1p (similar to Saccharomyces cerevisiae POG1 (YIL122W); ancestral locus Anc_2.240), which yields MTLPKSQTNQTNSNTIPSRELQQNSNQETSTLETSSNRSTSYTPNPTTTALSSTTEDTSNTVDTFRNLILEELGIKDISKFGQIESQVFDKYVEIRLTREQKKVEELRKANLDKLEQILGNFQENANLTVDTIKTIFHPGSANTSDPVLTKKRRIETSRSPSPRGHRRYRSEITPISENQENLHIISQQQDPHAPQGRCIGQQPGYYQPYYTAPMIPLLPNGQPLSIQPPNLQYLPGQWSKQQYPPAPNLYQQPMSNNRHNPSPSSDANKLRTITETYANSSFTGKSSAVSQYTDSRPHHIAIPPPGTVFRSDTHFNPPHLIAFENQLPPPQLQVLSQNNSPGHIYADRQQIYPQGTHPPNHFSHRRSHSATVLMPNPGNKSPQKGPVALPGRPVDFLIHTQKHPPPT from the coding sequence ATGACGTTACCAAAGAGTCAAACTAATCAAACAAATAGCAACACCATCCCTAGTAGAGAACTACAGCAAAATAGTAACCAAGAGACATCAACGTTGGAGACAAGTTCAAATCGTTCAACAAGTTATACCCCTAACCCAACAACTACAGCTCTATCATCGACGACTGAGGATACCAGCAATACAGTCGATACTTTTCGAAACTTGATTCTCGAAGAATTGGGGATTAAGGATATTTCAAAGTTTGGACAAATTGAATCCCAAGTGTTTGATAAATATGTGGAAATACGATTGACAagagaacaaaaaaaagttgaaGAACTTCGAAAGGCGAACCTGGATAAACTCGAGCAAATATTAGGCAATTTCCAAGAGAACGCTAATCTCACTGTTGATACAATCAAGACAATCTTTCATCCAGGTAGCGCAAATACTTCTGATCCAGTACTTACTAAAAAACGGAGAATAGAAACCTCCCGGTCACCAAGCCCTAGAGGCCATAGAAGGTATAGATCCGAGATCACACCGATATCAGAAAATCAGGAGAATCTACATATAATTAGTCAACAACAAGATCCACACGCTCCTCAAGGGCGTTGTATAGGCCAACAACCAGGTTATTACCAACCATATTATACAGCACCCATGATTCCTTTACTTCCGAATGGCCAACCTTTATCAATACAGCCGCCTAATCTACAGTATCTACCAGGACAATGGAGCAAACAACAATATCCTCCTGCACCAAACCTCTATCAACAACCTATGTCAAATAATCGTCATAATCCATCTCCTTCATCAGATGCAAATAAACTACGCACAATAACTGAAACATATGCAAATTCCTCATTCACGGGGAAATCATCAGCAGTATCGCAATATACTGATAGTCGACCACACCACATCGCCATTCCTCCCCCTGGGACGGTTTTTAGATCAGATACACATTTTAACCCGCCACATTTGATAGCTTTCGAAAATCAATTACCTCCACCGCAGCTACAGGTACTGTCCCAGAATAATAGCCCGGGACACATTTATGCTGATAGACAGCAAATATATCCGCAAGGAACGCATCCACCTAATCATTTCAGTCACCGAAGATCTCATAGTGCTACAGTATTGATGCCAAACCCTGGAAATAAATCTCCACAGAAAGGTCCAGTAGCTTTACCTGG